One genomic window of Lepeophtheirus salmonis chromosome 5, UVic_Lsal_1.4, whole genome shotgun sequence includes the following:
- the MTA1-like gene encoding metastasis-associated protein MTA3, producing the protein MNASGHSPPGQSSSWNMYRVGDYVYFENSASNCYAIRRIEELNKGGNGNVEARVMCFYRRSEIPSSLLPQADKHHWGDEDDFEDEEDEEEEEQQEDGSRRRRRLTRAWLKEREVFLSRQVETLPATLIRGKCSVTLLSEVETLESYACREDAFFYALVYDPVHKTLLADRGEIRIGSAYQATVPPLLASGESDERDEALLEERLWNTDHRIAEEQVDKFLIISRSVGTFARALDCSSSVKQPSLHMSAAAASRDITLFHAHHLLHKHEYDIASALGALVPTTGPMLCRDEMEDWSASEANLFEEAVEKYGKDFNDIRRDFLPWKSMKNIIEFFFMWKTTDRYVQQKRLKAIEAESKLKQVYVPPYNNKSTRLTGSNGELFIRGKDCDAYPNLSKYSWIKYKKYGIFVSSSTIEDSFILDKSTFSSSTAAKLAQLRPGLIIEPGSPAGGTNKSGSGKTRAAFYLKTTPLTRASRRICRGMINIHHFARKPGTPIDMKGVKADAISKMSGMSEKKIRLYNKFTQKKRVDMSVVVQRLGQKDIGRQEWLILTPRSQLPRPVRESFPRPNKRSDGSYIYDRVPSSYQSTPNHNAILYKKRAYDERGPEGPASKVLRPDGRQHIPNVVPPKGRVATLTRIQGGHKQVISWMDAPDDVFYKATITTKKLRKRLPVVQLRRAARKPFKKVISFPA; encoded by the coding sequence ATGAACGCATCAGGGCATTCTCCGCCAGGTCAGTCCTCCTCCTGGAACATGTATCGAGTTGGAGACTACGTGTACTTCGAGAATTCCGCTTCCAACTGCTACGCCATTCGTCGGATTGAGGAGCTAAACAAGGGAGGGAACGGGAACGTGGAGGCCCGTGTGATGTGTTTCTACCGTCGCTCCGAGATCCCTTCCTCCCTCCTCCCTCAAGCGGACAAGCATCATTGGGGAGATGAGGATGACTTCGAGGACGAAGAGGACGAGGAGGAGGAAGAGCAACAAGAGGACGGATCCCGGCGTAGGAGACGCTTGACGCGTGCATGGCTCAAGGAACGAGAAGTCTTCCTCTCTCGACAAGTGGAAACGCTTCCGGCGACGCTGATTCGAGGGAAATGCTCTGTGACACTTCTTTCGGAAGTGGAAACCCTGGAGTCCTACGCCTGCCGAGAAGATGCTTTCTTTTACGCATTGGTATACGATCCGGTTCACAAGACGCTCTTGGCAGACCGAGGAGAGATCCGTATCGGATCTGCCTACCAAGCCACGGTCCCTCCTCTTTTGGCCTCTGGAGAAAGTGATGAACGAGATGAGGCTCTCCTTGAAGAGCGTCTTTGGAACACGGATCATCGCATAGCAGAGGAACAAGTCGACAAATTCCTCATCATTTCTCGTAGTGTGGGTACCTTTGCCAGAGCTCTGGATTGTTCCAGCTCTGTGAAGCAACCCAGCCTTCATATGAGTGCAGCGGCTGCCTCAAGAGACATTACTTTATTCCATGCTCACCATCTACTTCATAAGCATGAATATGATATTGCTTCCGCTCTAGGAGCCTTAGTTCCTACAACGGGTCCCATGCTTTGTCGGGATGAAATGGAAGATTGGTCAGCAAGTGAAGCCAATCTATTTGAAGAGGCTGtcgaaaaatatggaaaagatTTTAATGATATCAGAAGAGATTTTCTACCTTggaaatcaatgaaaaatattattgagttCTTCTTTATGTGGAAAACAACGGATCGCTATGTTCAACAAAAGAGGTTGAAGGCCATAGAAGCGGAGTCTAAACTAAAACAGGTTTATGTTCCACCTTACAATAACAAAAGCACTCGACTCACTGGGTCAAATGGAGAACTTTTTATCAGAGGCAAAGATTGTGATGCATATCCCAATCTAAGTAAATATTCATGGATCAAGTATAAAAAGTATGGAATTTTTGTCTCTTCATCCACAATAGAAGACAGTTTCATTTTAGACAAATCTACTTTTTCGAGTTCAACTGCAGCCAAATTAGCCCAACTCAGACCCGGTCTTATTATTGAACCTGGATCACCTGCTGGTGGAACAAATAAATCAGGCTCTGGAAAAACGCGAGcagcattttatttaaaaaccacACCACTTACTAGAGCTTCTCGTCGAATCTGTAGAGGCATGATTAATATTCATCATTTTGCTCGTAAACCTGGTACACCTATTGATATGAAGGGAGTAAAAGCCGATGCCATCAGTAAAATGTCTGGTATGTCGGAAAAGAAAATCCGTCTTTATAAcaaatttactcaaaaaaagaGAGTAGATATGAGTGTTGTTGTCCAACGCCTCGGTCAAAAAGATATCGGTCGACAAGAATGGCTTATTCTTACTCCAAGATCACAATTACCTAGACCCGTTAGAGAATCCTTTCCTCGTCCTAATAAGCGATCCGATGGTAGCTACATATACGATAGGGTTCCCAGCTCCTATCAGTCGACTCCTAACCATAACGCAATCTTGTATAAGAAAAGGGCTTATGACGAAAGAGGGCCCGAAGGTCCTGCCTCCAAAGTACTTCGGCCTGATGGCCGTCAGCACATTCCAAATGTTGTTCCACCTAAAGGTAGAGTCGCTACTTTGACTAGAATCCAAGGAGGACATAAGCAGGTCATCTCTTGGATGGATGCACCTGATGATGTTTTCTATAAAGCAACGATCACCACAAAGAAACTCAGAAAAAGATTACCGGTTGTTCAGCTTAGGAGAGCTGCTAGAAAACCATTCAAGAAAGTTATCTCATTTCCTgcttaa
- the LOC121118863 gene encoding LOW QUALITY PROTEIN: tyrosine-protein phosphatase non-receptor type 4-like (The sequence of the model RefSeq protein was modified relative to this genomic sequence to represent the inferred CDS: deleted 2 bases in 1 codon), with the protein MFDSLSKSMSKGGLMASRFTPSAPSISSSTSPHHFSASTKSVASSTLTNSSSILSRNNNLSTNNNNNINNNNNKNSSTNSSLSTSSSGRKTLLARVMFLDDSFHTFEVDKKSKGSVLLESVFNHLELTEREYFGLVFCDTGGPLPLSHSPEVSRWLDAHKMIKKQTKNAISSNTKGSLLTLYFRVKFYVTDPSQLKEEFTRYHVYLQVRKDLMEGRLKAPSSTLCLLTSYVVQSTVGDYDPDMCHTDYLTRFNDLKKHCIYIPEQDTKISSSSSLNDFIESNEEVDRRITELHKLHKGQNPADSEFNFLEHAKRLEMFGINLHNGKDSNGRDIQLGVTCIGLVVFQNNLRINTFSWSKIVKISFKRKQFFIQLRKELTEDYDTLLGFNLTSYRSCKNLWKSAVEHHSFFRLHSSPRINNATPSTSTAPRRFLMTLGSRFRYSSRHDIHTSPFGRSHSKSFSEELPLNLETPVQNSANRVPRLASPETSSIGSSVHSNGGSLKPSAPIVTPIIVENTTTTPSERGHSSSGSLAHRAIESFNHRVQSLSTKLPKKAWQEDIMSDDEGGFLDSRQRNVSSLSRLSKSSNPSSSSSIIKPKQQSIFQPTLLTGGGGIASSLATVRLAYADESSLSTTASTQNSDTASNSVISSSTLTNGDNSPFIESLKCKSTENMINNNQSILSDGESGGGLVYIKIFADEFGRFGFNVKGGADQDLPIIVSRVGPNTPADTCYPKLNEGDQVVLINGRDVSNHTHDQVVSFIRACSEPHSRQLILAVRQNVYIGEDVEEPEFQYVPETPRIVSAPPGTQALSQSMLLLEESLESGAINGQFEQLYRRNPNLSITECHKIDNLSKNRYRDISPYDKTRVNIRNCPSGDYINANHVVMTVPGSGIINRYIATQGPLSTTCPDFWFMIWDAQTSLIIMLTTIVEQGRVKCHKYWPDLDEKMEFESTGLVIKCIGEKKHDNFAFRDFTLINKEGEERSISQMAYLSWPDHGVPESSDEFVDFVETVRTHRAASINPTVVHCSAGIGRTGVLILMETAVNLIEANQPVYPLDLTRVMRDQRASMIQTPTQYRFVCQAILKVYKEGKVKPLPEFCVT; encoded by the exons atgtttgatTCTCTGAGTAAATCAATGAGCAAGGGGGGATTAATGGCAAGTCGCTTTACCCCTTCTGCTCCCTCGATATCATCCTCCACTTCTCCTCATCACTTCTCTGCTTCCACAAAATCTGTCGCATCATCAACCCTCACTAATAGTTCAAGTATACTAAgtcgaaataataatttaagtacaaacaacaacaacaacatcaataataataacaacaaaaactcATCCACCAACTCTTCATTATCAACATCCTCTTCGGGTCGGAAGACTTTACTTGCAAGGGTTATGTTCCTAGATGACAGTTTTCATACTTTTGAAGTAGATAAAAAATCTAAAGGCTCTGTGCTATTGGAATCTGTTTTCAATCATTTAGAATTGACTGAAAGAGAATACTTTGGTTTGGTCTTTTGTGATACTGGAGGACCACTTCCATTGTCACATTCTCCAGAAGTGTCAAGATGGCTTGATGctcataaaatgataaaaaaacaaaccaaaaatgcAATAAGCTCCAACACGAAAGGCTCTCTACTTACCCTCTACTTTAGAGTCAAGTTTTATGTAACTG aTCCGTCccaattaaaagaagaatttactCGCTATCACGTTTACTTACAAGTACGCAAAGACTTAATGGAAGGTCGCCTTAAAGCCCCTTCTTCAACTCTGTGTCTTCTTACGAGTTACGTTGTCCAGTCTACAGTAGGAGATTATGATCCAGATATGTGTCATACGGATTATTTAACACGATTCAATGACCTCAAAAAACATTGCATATATATCCCTGAgcaagatacaaaaataagttcatcatcgtctttaaatgattttattgaatcTAATGAAGAAGTAGATCGTCGTATCACTGAACttcataaattacataaagGCCAAAATCCAGCAGACTCTGAATTCAATTTCTTAGAGCATGCAAAGCGCTTAGAAATGTTTGGTATAAATCTACATAATGGCAAAGATTCTAATGGACGTGACATTCAGTTAGGTGTAACTTGCATAGGTCtagttgtttttcaaaataacctTAGGATTAATACTTTTTCTTggtcaaaaattgtcaaaatttcttttaagagaaaacaattttttattcaattacgCAAAGAGTTAACTGAGGACTATGACACTCTTTTAGGCTTCAATTTAACATCCTATAGATCTTGTAAAAATCTGTGGAAGTCTGCTGTTGAACATCATTCTTTCTTTCGTCTTCATTCATCACCTAGAATTAATAATGCAACACCAAGTACCTCAACGGCCCCGAGACGTTTCCTAATGACTCTAGGATCTAGATTTAGATATAGTTCAAGACATGATATTCACACGTCGCCTTTTGGAAGATCTCATTCTAAAAGTTTCTCAGAAGAA CTACCACTTAATCTTGAAACTCCGGTCCAGAATTCTGCCAACCGAGTTCCTCGTCTAGCATCTCCAGAAACATCTAGCATAGGCTCAAGTGTACATAGTAACGGTGGAAGTCTTAAACCTAGTGCTCCAATAGTTACACCAATTATCGTAGAAAATACTACAACTACGCCCTCTGAAAGGGGTCACAGTAGCTCTGGATCTCTAGCTCATCGCGCTATTGAAAGTTTTAATCATAGAGTTCAAAGTCTTAGTACTAAATTGCCCAAAAAGGCATGGCAGGAGGATATTATGTCTGATGATGAGG GTGGGTTTTTAGATTCTCGCCAAAGAAATGTTTCTTCCTTAAGTCGACTTTCGAAATCCTCAAATCCATCATCATCTAGCTCTATCATCAAACCTAAACAACAGTCCATTTTTCAACCAACCTTGTTGACTGGAGGAGGTGGAATTGCATCAAGTCTAGCCACAGTCAGATTAGCCTATGCAG ACGAATCGAGTTTATCGACGACTGCATCGACACAAAACAGTGATACTGCCTCAAATTCTGTAATTTCTTCTTCTACTTTGACTAATGGAGACAATAGTCCATTCATAGAATCTCTTAAATGtaaatcaacagaaaatatgattaataacaATCAATCTATTCTGTCTGATGGAGAGAGTGGTGGAGgtcttgtatatataaaaatatttgctgaTGAGTTTGGAAGATTTGGATTTAACGTTAAAGGAGGAGCAGATCAAGATCTGCCCATAATTGTATCTCGAGTTGGTCCTAATACTCCTGCTGATAC GTGCTATCCTAAATTAAATGAGGGTGATCAAGTAGTTTTGATTAACGGAAGAGATGTATCTAATCATACTCATGATCAGGTCGTGAGTTTCATTCGAGCCTGTAGTGAACCACATTCTCGACAATTAATACTTGCTGTTAGACAG aATGTTTACATTGGCGAAGACGTGGAGGAACCTGAATTCCAGTATGTACCTGAAACTCCTCGCATAGTCTCAGCACCTCCAGGAACGCAAGCTTTATCACAGTCTATGCTTCTCCTTGAAGAGAGTTTAGAGTCTGGAGCTATAAACGGCCAGTTTGAGCAACTTTATCGTCGCAATCCTAATCTTTCTATCACTGAATGTCATAAAATTGATAACTTGAGTAAGAATAGATACCGAGACATTTCTCCATACGACAAAACTCGAGTGAACATTAGAAATTGCCCTTCTGGAGATTATATTAATGCTAACCATGTTGTCATGACAGTACCAGGATCGGGTATCATCAACAGATATATAGCAACCCAAGGTCCATTAAGTACTACATGTCCTGACTTTTGGTTCATGATTTGGGATGCACAAACTTCATTGATAATTATGTTAACGACTATAGTAGAGCAAGGAAGAGTTAAGTGTCATAAATATTGGCCTGATTtggatgaaaaaatggaatttgagtCAACTGGCCttgtaattaaatgtattgGAGAGAAAAAACATGACAATTTTGCATTTAGGGATTTCACTCTCATCAATAAAGAAGGAGAAGAGAGATCCATTTCTCAAATGGCCTATCTTTCTTGGCCTGATCATGGAGTTCCCGAATCTTCTGATGAATTTGTTGACTTTGTCGAAACCGTTAGAACACATAGAGCTGCTAGTATAAATCCCACAGTGGTTCATTGCTCAGCAGGAATAGGAAGAACTGGAGTATTGATTCTGATGGAGACTGCAGTTAATTTAATAGAAGCTAATCAACCTGTATATCCTTTAGACTTGACCCGTGTTATGAGAGATCAGCGAGCTAGTATGATTCAAACTCCAACTCAGTATCGATTTGTATGTCAAGCAATACTCAAGGTTTATAAGGAAGGAAAGGTCAAACCTTTACCAGAGTTTTGTGTTACTTGA